A genomic segment from Chitinophaga niabensis encodes:
- the thrA gene encoding bifunctional aspartate kinase/homoserine dehydrogenase I yields the protein MQVLKFGGTSVGSTQAIEQVCSIVAAYKRKGNMAIVVSAMSGITDKLIQCGQLAGQGQEQYKVLLQEIEAKHLDTIRGLFPITVQSGLLSQVKKQLNQLESLCDGIFQVEELSKRSLDKIMSFGELLSSWLVAEKLKHSGLSATWKDSRELIATDAQFGHALVDFDITDHQITSYFQHQQSEYVVLPGFISATIDKETTTLGRGGSDYTAAIVAAAMDANVLEIWTDVSGMMTADPRLVPQAIAIPRISYEEAMELSHFGAKVIYPPTIQPVMNRRIPIWIKNTFAPDDYGTLIQDNGEKAFPVTGISGIQKIALLTLEGSGMVGIPGFSKRLFDALLREKVNVILITQSSSEHSITVGIHESDMLKAKAVVDSEFAQEIHDKRIEPLIVEKDLCIVAVVGDNMKNHHGMSGKFFGALGRNAINVRAIAQGSTEKNISAVINKSDVRKALNVMHEAFFESEAKQLNVFVAGTGNVGGKLLEQLQLQQQYLLDELGLQVRIIAISNSRKMRFSESGLNLQHWKEELAAGDSMDLARFAQKVQAMNLRNSVFVDNTASDEVAGLYATFLQHGISVVTCNKIACSADYANYKKLKDLARKFNASFLFETNVGAGLPVINTLNDMVRSGDKIQTIQAVLSGSLNFIFNHFVNGANFREVVKAAQDEGYTEPDPRIDLSGKDVMRKILILARESGAILEMEDIRNNSFLPDDCLNAKDVPAFYEQLDVHAAHFQQLLQAAAGKGERLKFVAQYDNGLASVGLQSIGPAHPLYHLEGKDNIVLFTTNRYSAQPLIVKGAGAGADVTASGIFADIIRTVR from the coding sequence ATGCAAGTTTTAAAATTCGGAGGTACTTCCGTAGGAAGCACCCAGGCAATAGAGCAGGTTTGCAGCATTGTAGCTGCGTATAAGCGTAAGGGTAATATGGCGATTGTTGTTTCAGCGATGAGCGGTATAACGGATAAGCTAATTCAATGTGGTCAGCTGGCCGGTCAGGGGCAGGAACAATACAAGGTCCTCCTGCAGGAAATTGAAGCCAAACACCTGGATACCATCCGTGGCTTATTCCCCATCACGGTACAAAGCGGGCTGCTCAGCCAGGTGAAGAAACAGCTTAATCAACTGGAATCTTTATGTGACGGTATCTTCCAGGTAGAAGAACTCAGCAAACGTTCTTTGGACAAGATCATGAGCTTTGGAGAACTCCTCTCCTCCTGGCTCGTAGCAGAAAAGCTCAAACATTCAGGGCTCTCTGCCACCTGGAAAGACAGTCGTGAGCTAATTGCCACAGATGCACAGTTCGGGCATGCGCTCGTTGATTTTGATATCACCGATCACCAGATCACCAGCTATTTCCAGCATCAGCAATCCGAATACGTGGTATTGCCGGGATTCATTTCCGCTACTATCGATAAAGAAACCACTACCCTTGGCCGTGGCGGCTCTGACTATACCGCTGCTATTGTAGCAGCGGCCATGGATGCCAATGTACTGGAAATATGGACGGATGTAAGCGGGATGATGACCGCCGATCCACGTCTCGTGCCGCAAGCCATTGCCATTCCCCGCATCTCTTATGAAGAAGCAATGGAACTTTCCCACTTCGGCGCCAAAGTGATCTACCCGCCCACCATTCAACCGGTAATGAACCGCCGTATCCCTATCTGGATAAAAAACACTTTTGCCCCGGATGATTATGGTACACTGATACAGGATAACGGAGAAAAAGCTTTCCCTGTAACCGGTATCTCCGGCATCCAGAAGATTGCCTTGCTCACCCTCGAAGGCAGCGGCATGGTAGGTATTCCCGGATTCTCCAAAAGGCTCTTCGATGCCTTGTTAAGAGAAAAGGTGAATGTGATCCTGATCACCCAGAGTTCGTCGGAACACTCCATTACTGTAGGCATACACGAAAGTGATATGCTCAAAGCAAAGGCAGTGGTAGACAGTGAATTTGCACAGGAGATCCACGACAAACGCATAGAACCGCTGATCGTGGAAAAGGACCTTTGCATTGTAGCCGTGGTAGGTGATAATATGAAGAACCACCATGGTATGAGTGGAAAATTCTTCGGGGCACTGGGCCGTAACGCTATTAATGTGCGGGCCATTGCACAAGGTTCTACCGAAAAGAACATCTCCGCTGTGATCAATAAGAGTGATGTAAGGAAAGCATTGAACGTGATGCACGAAGCCTTTTTTGAATCAGAGGCCAAACAGCTGAACGTTTTTGTGGCAGGCACAGGCAATGTAGGCGGCAAACTATTAGAGCAATTGCAATTACAGCAGCAATACCTCCTGGATGAGCTTGGCCTGCAGGTAAGGATCATCGCCATTTCCAACAGCCGGAAAATGCGCTTCTCCGAAAGCGGGCTCAACCTGCAGCACTGGAAAGAAGAACTGGCAGCCGGCGACAGTATGGACCTCGCCCGGTTTGCACAAAAGGTACAGGCCATGAACCTGCGGAACAGTGTTTTTGTGGATAATACGGCCAGCGATGAAGTAGCAGGCCTGTACGCAACCTTCCTCCAGCACGGTATCTCTGTTGTAACCTGCAACAAGATAGCCTGCTCTGCCGACTATGCTAATTACAAAAAGCTGAAAGACCTTGCCCGCAAGTTCAATGCGTCCTTCCTGTTCGAAACAAATGTGGGAGCCGGCTTACCGGTGATCAATACCCTGAACGACATGGTGCGCAGCGGGGACAAGATACAAACCATCCAGGCAGTGCTCAGCGGAAGCCTGAACTTCATCTTCAATCATTTTGTGAATGGCGCCAACTTCCGTGAGGTAGTAAAAGCCGCACAGGATGAAGGATACACAGAACCGGACCCGCGGATAGACCTGAGTGGTAAAGATGTGATGCGCAAGATCCTGATCCTGGCCAGGGAAAGCGGCGCTATATTGGAAATGGAAGACATCAGAAATAATTCCTTCCTGCCGGATGATTGCCTGAATGCCAAAGACGTTCCTGCATTCTACGAACAACTGGATGTACACGCGGCTCATTTTCAGCAGCTCTTACAGGCAGCAGCAGGCAAAGGAGAACGTTTAAAGTTCGTGGCGCAGTACGATAACGGGCTTGCCTCTGTAGGCCTGCAATCCATCGGCCCTGCACATCCTTTATATCACCTGGAAGGGAAGGACAATATTGTACTGTTCACTACCAACCGTTATTCCGCACAACCGCTGATCGTGAAAGGCGCCGGCGCAGGTGCAGATGTAACTGCCTCCGGCATATTTGCAGATATCATCAGAACCGTTAGATAA
- a CDS encoding homoserine kinase — MNKQNLQSVKVFSPATVANVACGFDVIGLALDAPGDEMELRISHTPGVKITAIEGAKLPLEAAQNVAGVALMAMLQEYGQPDLGIEVSIKKNIQPGSGIGSSAASAAGAVVGANKLLNDHFSPEALVRFAMEGERLASGTPHADNVAPAIIGGFTLVRSYQPLDIVRLHTPDDLWVTVIHPQIEVKTSDAREILKQKVLLKDAIRQWGNVGALVAGLYQEDYNLISRSLEDVIVEPIRSILIPAFHDLKIRCKEAGALGGGISGSGPSVFMLSKGESNARSVADMMEKIYAPLGVDYKIYVSRISTSGVRVI, encoded by the coding sequence ATGAACAAGCAAAATTTACAATCCGTTAAGGTATTTTCTCCGGCCACTGTAGCCAACGTGGCCTGCGGTTTTGATGTAATAGGTCTCGCACTGGATGCCCCGGGGGATGAAATGGAACTGCGGATCAGCCATACGCCCGGTGTAAAGATCACTGCTATTGAAGGCGCCAAACTTCCGCTGGAAGCAGCGCAGAACGTAGCCGGCGTAGCTTTGATGGCTATGTTGCAGGAATATGGCCAGCCAGACCTGGGCATTGAAGTAAGCATCAAAAAGAACATACAACCCGGCAGCGGCATAGGTTCCAGCGCAGCCAGCGCTGCAGGTGCCGTGGTTGGTGCCAATAAATTACTGAACGATCATTTCTCTCCGGAAGCCCTGGTGCGCTTTGCCATGGAAGGTGAACGGCTGGCCTCAGGCACCCCGCATGCGGATAACGTGGCACCCGCCATCATCGGTGGCTTTACACTGGTGAGGAGTTACCAGCCCCTGGACATCGTGCGCCTGCATACGCCGGATGATCTGTGGGTTACCGTTATCCATCCGCAGATAGAAGTGAAAACTTCAGATGCACGGGAGATCCTAAAACAAAAGGTGCTACTAAAGGATGCGATCCGTCAATGGGGTAATGTTGGCGCTTTAGTGGCCGGCCTTTACCAGGAAGACTATAACCTGATCAGCCGCTCACTGGAAGACGTGATCGTTGAGCCGATCCGCTCTATCCTCATCCCTGCATTCCATGATCTGAAGATACGTTGTAAAGAAGCCGGCGCATTAGGTGGTGGTATTTCCGGCAGCGGCCCTTCTGTGTTTATGCTGAGCAAAGGAGAAAGTAATGCCCGCTCCGTAGCGGATATGATGGAAAAGATCTACGCCCCGCTGGGTGTGGATTACAAAATTTATGTTTCCCGGATCAGCACTTCCGGCGTAAGAGTAATTTAA
- the thrC gene encoding threonine synthase: MQYYSLQNHQHRVSFREAVIQGLAPDKGLYFPAEIPKLEKDFIERLEEYDPLYIARKVIQPFVGGDIPDNYLKQIIRDTVTFPFPLREVEENVYALELFHGPTLAFKDVGAKFMAGCLGYFRRGDDKPVTVLVATSGDTGGAVANGFYNVPGVQVVILYPSGKVSELQEKQLTTLGGNISALEIKGSFDDCQRMVKTAFLDQELQAHRQLTSANSINVARWLPQMFYYFMAYRKVKQWRKDAVVSVPSGNFGNICAGMMAAAMGLPILHFIASTNVNDTVPRYLKNGTYEPLAPVPTISNAMDVTDPSNFVRILQLFAQNERGLKASLTAYRFTDEETVAAMEEVCSKHQYLMDPHGAVGYLGLKKYMQSHPGHTGIFLETAHPVKFANTMPEDLQKEIDTPERVMQLFDKQKVSVKMDADYEQMKAWLMQ; this comes from the coding sequence ATGCAGTACTATAGCTTACAGAATCACCAGCACCGTGTTTCATTCCGGGAAGCGGTTATACAGGGACTTGCTCCTGATAAAGGATTGTATTTCCCTGCAGAGATCCCCAAACTGGAAAAAGATTTCATAGAGCGGCTGGAAGAATACGATCCGCTCTATATTGCACGTAAGGTGATCCAGCCTTTTGTGGGCGGGGATATCCCTGATAATTATTTAAAACAGATCATCCGCGATACCGTTACTTTCCCCTTCCCTTTAAGGGAAGTAGAAGAAAACGTGTATGCACTGGAGTTATTCCACGGCCCTACACTGGCCTTCAAAGATGTGGGTGCTAAGTTCATGGCAGGCTGCCTGGGTTATTTCCGCCGCGGAGACGATAAACCCGTCACTGTATTGGTAGCTACTTCCGGAGATACCGGGGGGGCTGTGGCTAACGGATTCTACAACGTTCCCGGTGTTCAGGTGGTGATCCTCTACCCTTCCGGCAAAGTGAGTGAATTGCAGGAAAAACAACTCACCACACTCGGCGGCAATATCAGTGCTTTAGAGATCAAAGGCTCCTTTGATGACTGCCAGCGGATGGTGAAAACTGCTTTCCTGGACCAGGAACTGCAGGCACACCGGCAGCTGACTTCCGCTAACTCCATCAATGTAGCCCGCTGGCTTCCGCAGATGTTCTATTACTTTATGGCTTACCGTAAAGTGAAACAATGGCGCAAAGATGCCGTTGTATCTGTTCCCAGCGGAAACTTCGGCAATATATGCGCGGGTATGATGGCTGCGGCAATGGGATTGCCCATCCTTCACTTCATTGCATCCACCAATGTAAACGATACGGTTCCCCGCTATCTCAAAAATGGCACCTACGAGCCACTGGCACCTGTTCCTACTATCTCCAACGCAATGGATGTAACAGACCCCAGTAATTTTGTACGCATCCTGCAATTATTTGCGCAGAACGAAAGAGGCCTGAAAGCCAGCCTTACTGCCTACCGTTTCACAGATGAAGAAACAGTGGCGGCGATGGAAGAAGTATGCAGCAAACACCAATACCTCATGGACCCTCACGGGGCAGTAGGATACCTGGGATTGAAAAAGTATATGCAGTCGCATCCCGGCCATACCGGCATCTTCCTGGAAACAGCCCATCCGGTAAAATTTGCGAACACAATGCCGGAAGATCTGCAAAAAGAAATAGACACGCCTGAGCGCGTTATGCAGCTCTTCGATAAACAGAAAGTATCCGTAAAAATGGACGCGGACTATGAGCAGATGAAGGCATGGTTAATGCAATAA
- a CDS encoding tetratricopeptide repeat protein, whose amino-acid sequence MKFLRLFSMLIIFAACQPGGQEQKTAVITDSLSIAIANMRVDLQVNPTNAELRNTLANALIENNQLEAADSQAIILAKDTQHLDKAYYIKALIAFNKKDDTATLAYLAKVIALKGKNSEYEAVMMAGDLLLDQHAPDKAINYYALAWEIDSTQAEPVYGTAVCNEQMGNEKQARLRYMKAVELNPAYSPAYIGLGNIMARQRNWQEAWRYYNLAAKADPTVALNFYSRGRAFLMLGNKPAGVDDLTKALSFKKDYPEAKALLDSALANNFK is encoded by the coding sequence ATGAAGTTTTTACGTTTATTTTCTATGCTGATCATTTTTGCTGCCTGCCAGCCAGGCGGGCAGGAGCAAAAAACAGCGGTGATCACAGACTCCCTATCCATCGCTATCGCCAATATGCGCGTAGACCTGCAGGTAAACCCAACGAATGCAGAACTACGCAACACACTTGCCAATGCACTGATCGAAAACAATCAGCTGGAAGCGGCAGACAGCCAGGCTATTATCCTTGCAAAGGATACGCAGCACCTGGACAAAGCCTATTACATTAAAGCGCTGATAGCATTCAATAAAAAGGATGATACTGCCACGCTCGCCTACCTGGCCAAAGTGATTGCACTTAAAGGTAAGAACAGCGAATATGAAGCCGTGATGATGGCCGGCGATCTGCTGTTGGACCAGCATGCTCCGGATAAAGCCATTAACTATTATGCACTGGCCTGGGAAATAGATTCCACGCAGGCAGAACCTGTTTACGGCACGGCCGTATGTAATGAGCAAATGGGGAATGAAAAGCAGGCCAGGCTGCGGTATATGAAAGCAGTTGAATTAAATCCTGCATACAGCCCTGCTTATATTGGCCTCGGGAATATCATGGCAAGGCAGCGTAACTGGCAGGAAGCCTGGCGTTACTACAACCTGGCCGCAAAGGCAGATCCTACCGTTGCCCTTAACTTTTACAGCCGTGGCAGGGCATTCCTGATGCTGGGTAATAAACCAGCAGGGGTAGACGACCTTACCAAAGCGCTCTCTTTCAAAAAAGACTACCCGGAGGCAAAGGCCCTGCTCGATTCCGCATTAGCCAACAATTTTAAGTAG
- the rpe gene encoding ribulose-phosphate 3-epimerase translates to MEKKTPLIAPSLLAANFLEIGKEVEMVNNSAADWLHLDVMDGRFVPNISFGFPVITPVTKLSRKVNDVHLMIEEPEKYAEAFAKAGAHILTVHIEACHHLHRNIQQIKSLGMKAGVALNPHTSVSLLENIITDADVILIMSVNPGFGGQHFIEQTYTKIRKLRELIDASGSKALIEIDGGVTVDNARGILDAGADVLVAGNTVFASRDPQATILALKQ, encoded by the coding sequence TTGGAAAAGAAAACACCGCTCATCGCTCCTTCCCTGCTTGCCGCCAATTTCCTGGAAATAGGCAAGGAAGTGGAAATGGTCAATAATAGTGCAGCAGACTGGTTACACCTCGATGTAATGGATGGCCGTTTTGTGCCGAACATCAGCTTTGGATTCCCCGTTATAACACCGGTTACCAAACTGTCCAGGAAAGTGAATGATGTGCATTTAATGATAGAAGAACCGGAGAAATACGCGGAAGCTTTTGCCAAAGCAGGCGCACATATCCTCACCGTACATATAGAAGCCTGCCATCACCTGCACCGGAACATCCAGCAGATCAAAAGCTTAGGCATGAAAGCCGGCGTAGCACTGAACCCGCACACTTCCGTAAGCCTGCTGGAAAACATCATCACAGATGCAGATGTAATATTGATCATGAGCGTGAACCCCGGTTTCGGCGGGCAGCATTTCATTGAACAGACCTATACCAAGATCCGTAAATTAAGGGAGCTGATAGATGCGAGTGGTTCAAAAGCATTGATAGAAATAGACGGAGGGGTAACAGTGGATAATGCGAGAGGGATCCTTGATGCCGGTGCAGATGTACTGGTGGCCGGCAATACAGTATTCGCATCCCGCGATCCGCAGGCCACGATCCTGGCTTTAAAGCAATAA
- a CDS encoding response regulator, protein MKPLHSIFIVDDDPIHQQITEIMLDRLSISNAVTKFSDAQDVLEHIRAQCSNASELPDVILLDLNMPVMDGWEFLEAFSQVRPSLIKQIKVYVLTSSIDEKDKERVSKFTFVEGYLTKPLTNDVILSLGK, encoded by the coding sequence ATGAAGCCGTTACATTCGATCTTTATAGTAGATGATGACCCCATTCATCAGCAGATCACAGAGATCATGCTGGATCGTTTGAGCATCTCTAATGCCGTTACCAAATTTTCTGATGCACAGGATGTGTTGGAACATATCCGCGCCCAGTGCAGCAATGCAAGCGAATTGCCGGACGTGATCCTCCTTGATCTCAACATGCCGGTAATGGATGGCTGGGAATTCCTGGAAGCATTTTCACAGGTACGCCCCTCCCTGATCAAACAGATCAAGGTATATGTATTAACGTCCTCTATCGATGAAAAGGATAAAGAAAGGGTGAGTAAGTTCACCTTTGTGGAAGGCTATCTCACTAAGCCACTGACCAACGATGTGATCCTCAGTTTAGGAAAGTAA
- a CDS encoding PAS domain-containing protein, with translation MNYALLNQVVEALPDSAAVFDTNLQLLAMNQAFVENNKKHLGIELKEGDSLQILCKGYPDLAQQSLHNWKRALAGERFNFVLSFGNPGRQYEIRFSPLFDEEKRVTSVLMITRNIHQEAQAQESEGFFRSVLENLPVGLHEFTPDGWHRNMNDAQRQILGDAHPAVNNQPYNVLEDPFNRRTGLTGLLEEVRIRKGPVKKEMLLKYAEQHEGTVTRIQPLYYEATGFPVMDRNGEIAYLFLILSEITEKKLAVLSLEKSERLLHTIVENLPVGYIQFDHYGFIRRVNQTQRKFFSQTGIEEQPDGIMMRDPFSRLFELDQLFQEVLQKGKMIRMEKKVDIPIGKMQREFFLDLTMFPVEDPVDKDQIVVALVNDITDKKRQEIENSKTQDFLMQTGEIGKIGGWELDIITNRLRWSAQTYKIHELPPYAAMTIEKALSFYTPESLKRVEHAMAACTERGKAYDIQVTLNTARNNVIQARTIGKPEYKNGRLIRIYGVIQDVTEQFKIRDQLTRNTELMRLFFDTIDMGYAVMDKEGKVNFINRKAQEIVDHGKVIGRNIFEVFPMLVGSTFHARMQQCMNQQTPVSFSNYRPELDKWYEFLLAPMQDGSISIFTRNITDSKKMQRELRKANDQLSSLNKYLVNQNKQLEDFAHITSHNLRAPIANLKALMQIMNETDEEQEKELYRSMFQEVIKNIDETLNDLIEVVQIRKDLNVERERLVFSERLQKVKDILFVDMETSGIRLTTDFAEAPDIEYPRIYLDSILQNLLTNAIKYRSQDRTPTLHLRSWTVDGGVILTAEDNGMGIDMERYGAKLFGFRKTFHKNKDAKGIGLFITKSQIEAMGGSIQAESQLGVGTKFIITFSPE, from the coding sequence ATGAACTATGCCTTGCTGAACCAGGTGGTGGAGGCTTTACCGGATTCCGCCGCAGTGTTTGACACGAACCTGCAGTTACTGGCAATGAATCAAGCCTTTGTCGAGAATAACAAAAAACACCTGGGCATTGAATTGAAAGAGGGGGATAGCCTGCAGATCTTATGCAAAGGCTACCCGGACCTCGCACAGCAGTCCCTGCACAACTGGAAGCGCGCCCTCGCCGGCGAGCGTTTCAATTTTGTATTGTCTTTCGGGAATCCCGGCCGCCAATACGAAATAAGGTTCAGCCCCTTATTTGATGAAGAAAAACGCGTTACCAGCGTGCTCATGATCACCCGGAACATTCACCAGGAGGCACAGGCACAGGAAAGTGAAGGTTTTTTCCGCAGTGTGCTGGAGAACCTGCCGGTAGGCCTGCATGAATTCACCCCGGATGGCTGGCACCGGAATATGAACGACGCACAGCGCCAGATCCTGGGCGACGCACATCCTGCCGTTAATAATCAACCTTATAATGTACTGGAAGACCCCTTCAACCGCCGTACCGGCCTTACCGGACTGCTGGAAGAAGTAAGGATCAGGAAGGGACCTGTTAAAAAGGAAATGTTACTGAAGTATGCGGAACAACATGAAGGTACCGTTACCCGCATTCAGCCCCTTTATTATGAAGCCACCGGCTTTCCGGTGATGGACCGCAACGGGGAGATCGCCTACCTGTTCCTCATCCTCAGCGAGATCACAGAGAAAAAACTCGCCGTACTGAGCCTTGAAAAGAGTGAACGCCTCCTGCATACCATTGTGGAGAACCTGCCGGTAGGGTATATCCAGTTTGATCACTACGGCTTTATCCGCCGCGTGAATCAAACGCAACGGAAGTTCTTCAGCCAAACAGGTATTGAAGAGCAGCCGGATGGTATTATGATGCGTGATCCTTTCTCCCGCCTGTTTGAACTGGACCAGCTCTTCCAGGAGGTGCTGCAAAAAGGCAAGATGATCAGGATGGAGAAAAAAGTGGATATCCCCATCGGGAAAATGCAGCGTGAATTCTTCCTGGACCTCACCATGTTCCCTGTGGAAGACCCGGTGGATAAAGACCAGATAGTGGTAGCACTGGTGAATGATATCACGGATAAGAAACGGCAGGAAATAGAGAACAGTAAAACACAGGACTTCCTGATGCAAACCGGGGAGATCGGTAAGATAGGAGGCTGGGAGCTGGATATCATCACCAACCGGTTACGCTGGAGCGCACAGACATATAAGATCCATGAACTGCCCCCTTATGCGGCCATGACAATTGAAAAGGCCCTGTCCTTTTACACCCCGGAATCCCTGAAGCGGGTGGAGCATGCCATGGCTGCCTGTACGGAAAGGGGCAAGGCATACGATATACAGGTAACGCTGAACACTGCACGTAATAATGTGATCCAGGCAAGGACCATCGGGAAACCGGAATACAAGAATGGCCGCCTCATCCGTATTTACGGCGTGATCCAGGATGTAACGGAACAATTCAAGATCAGGGACCAGCTTACCCGTAACACGGAGCTGATGCGCCTTTTCTTTGATACCATAGACATGGGATATGCCGTGATGGATAAAGAGGGTAAAGTGAATTTCATTAACCGCAAAGCGCAGGAGATCGTAGATCATGGCAAAGTGATAGGCCGCAATATCTTTGAAGTGTTCCCGATGCTGGTAGGGTCTACCTTCCACGCCAGGATGCAGCAATGTATGAACCAGCAGACGCCGGTTTCTTTTTCCAATTACCGGCCGGAGCTGGACAAATGGTATGAGTTCCTGCTGGCACCCATGCAGGATGGCAGCATCTCTATCTTTACCCGCAACATTACAGACAGTAAAAAGATGCAGCGGGAATTGCGGAAGGCCAACGACCAGCTGTCTTCCCTGAATAAATACCTGGTGAACCAGAACAAACAGCTGGAAGACTTTGCCCACATTACCTCCCATAACCTGCGGGCCCCCATCGCTAACCTGAAAGCGCTGATGCAGATCATGAACGAAACAGACGAAGAGCAGGAGAAAGAGCTGTACCGCAGCATGTTCCAGGAGGTGATCAAAAACATTGACGAAACATTGAATGATCTGATAGAAGTAGTGCAGATCCGTAAAGACCTGAATGTGGAACGGGAACGGCTGGTGTTTTCAGAACGTTTGCAGAAAGTGAAGGACATCCTTTTTGTAGATATGGAAACCAGTGGTATCCGCCTCACAACAGACTTTGCAGAAGCGCCTGATATTGAATATCCAAGGATCTACCTGGATAGTATCCTGCAGAACCTGCTTACCAATGCTATCAAGTACCGGTCCCAGGACCGTACGCCTACGCTGCACCTGCGCAGCTGGACGGTAGACGGTGGCGTGATACTCACGGCAGAAGATAATGGTATGGGCATTGATATGGAACGGTATGGCGCAAAACTCTTCGGATTCAGGAAAACATTTCATAAGAATAAGGATGCCAAGGGAATAGGGCTGTTTATCACCAAAAGCCAGATAGAAGCGATGGGAGGAAGTATACAGGCCGAAAGCCAACTTGGCGTTGGAACCAAATTTATCATTACCTTCAGCCCCGAATAG
- the purE gene encoding 5-(carboxyamino)imidazole ribonucleotide mutase, translating to MKVLIIMGSESDKPVMQESQTYLQFFGIESELVVASAHRNPEKVREIVVNAQPQGVGVIIAAAGMAAALPGVVSAYTSLPVLGVPLEGGLPGGVDALYSIVQMPAGLPVGTLAVGKAGARNAGIMAARILALSDKKIAERVEAFKQNGYRI from the coding sequence ATGAAGGTATTAATTATCATGGGCTCCGAGAGTGATAAGCCCGTAATGCAGGAATCACAGACTTATTTACAGTTCTTTGGCATTGAAAGCGAACTGGTGGTGGCATCCGCTCACCGCAATCCCGAAAAAGTACGTGAAATTGTTGTTAACGCACAGCCGCAAGGTGTTGGTGTGATTATTGCTGCTGCTGGTATGGCTGCCGCCCTGCCAGGCGTGGTATCGGCCTACACTTCCTTACCTGTACTGGGTGTTCCCCTGGAAGGTGGTTTACCTGGTGGTGTAGACGCTTTATATTCTATTGTGCAGATGCCTGCAGGTTTGCCCGTAGGTACACTGGCGGTAGGTAAGGCCGGAGCAAGGAATGCCGGAATTATGGCTGCCCGTATCCTGGCTTTAAGTGATAAGAAAATAGCAGAGCGCGTAGAAGCGTTCAAACAAAACGGATACAGGATCTAG
- a CDS encoding PhoH family protein, whose amino-acid sequence MTESIINLENVNPIEFFGVNNGKLDLLKKKFPLLKILSRGTQLKLSGSPEEVATAKEKIGQIVSYLERNGQLSENYFEQILGDEESNNIDHFKDHNPNEVLVFGPNGRTIRAKTANQKRMVSLADKNDIVFAIGPAGTGKTYTAVALAVRALKNKAVRKIILTRPAVEAGESLGFLPGDLKEKIDPYLRPLYDALDDMIPADKLSYFMTNRIIEIAPLAYMRGRTLDNAFILLDEAQNCTDLQMKMFLTRIGASAKAIITGDKTQIDLPKNQKSGLDKATRILRNIDGIGYLELDEEDVVRHRLVKAIIKAYDAAKEDTN is encoded by the coding sequence TTGACAGAATCGATCATTAATCTGGAAAATGTAAATCCCATTGAATTTTTCGGGGTCAACAACGGAAAACTGGACTTGTTAAAAAAGAAGTTCCCCCTGTTAAAGATCTTATCCCGCGGTACCCAGCTGAAACTTTCCGGATCTCCGGAGGAAGTGGCCACGGCCAAGGAAAAGATCGGACAGATTGTTAGCTACCTCGAACGTAACGGTCAACTCAGCGAAAATTATTTTGAGCAGATCCTTGGCGATGAAGAAAGCAACAACATAGATCACTTCAAAGACCACAATCCCAACGAAGTATTGGTATTTGGCCCCAATGGCCGGACGATCCGCGCCAAAACTGCCAACCAGAAAAGGATGGTAAGCCTGGCAGACAAGAACGATATCGTTTTTGCCATCGGGCCGGCCGGTACAGGTAAAACCTATACAGCAGTAGCCCTTGCCGTAAGGGCCTTGAAGAATAAGGCTGTACGGAAGATCATCCTCACCCGCCCTGCGGTGGAAGCCGGCGAAAGCCTTGGTTTCCTGCCCGGCGACCTGAAGGAAAAGATCGATCCCTACCTGCGCCCGCTGTATGATGCGCTGGACGATATGATCCCGGCAGATAAGCTCAGTTATTTCATGACCAACCGGATCATTGAAATCGCTCCGCTTGCTTATATGCGCGGCCGTACGCTGGACAACGCTTTCATCCTGCTGGATGAAGCACAGAACTGTACAGACCTTCAGATGAAAATGTTCCTTACCCGGATAGGTGCATCTGCCAAAGCCATCATTACGGGAGACAAAACCCAGATCGACCTGCCTAAAAATCAGAAAAGCGGCCTGGATAAAGCTACCCGCATATTGAGGAATATAGACGGTATCGGATACCTGGAACTGGATGAAGAGGATGTTGTTCGTCACCGCCTTGTGAAAGCCATCATCAAGGCCTATGATGCTGCAAAGGAGGATACTAATTAA